A stretch of Sphingorhabdus sp. YGSMI21 DNA encodes these proteins:
- a CDS encoding SDR family oxidoreductase: MMSISSDRVAIITGASRGIGASIARRLASDGMAVVVNYAGSEKAAAELVDEIVNAGGRAISAQADVADPLAVRNLFDTAETEFGGVDVLVNNAGIMKLAPVAQVDDTDFDEMMAVNLKGTFNGLREAAKRLRDGGRIVNISTSVVGLYLPAYGVYAATKAAVEALTHILAKELGPRSITVNSVAPGPVATELFLEGKDPAMIERLEQMIPLGRLGEVDDIARAVSVLVGPDGGWINGQIVRVNGGVI, encoded by the coding sequence ATGATGAGCATTTCATCCGATCGCGTCGCAATCATAACGGGCGCGTCCCGCGGCATCGGCGCTTCCATAGCCCGCCGTTTGGCAAGCGATGGCATGGCAGTTGTCGTAAACTATGCCGGCAGCGAAAAAGCCGCGGCCGAACTGGTCGACGAAATCGTAAATGCAGGGGGACGCGCGATCTCGGCGCAGGCGGATGTCGCCGATCCGCTGGCTGTCAGGAATCTTTTCGATACCGCCGAGACGGAATTTGGCGGTGTCGATGTGCTGGTGAACAACGCCGGCATCATGAAGCTCGCGCCGGTCGCGCAAGTCGATGACACAGATTTCGACGAAATGATGGCGGTCAATCTCAAGGGCACGTTCAACGGGCTTCGGGAGGCTGCGAAGCGGCTGCGAGATGGTGGCCGTATTGTAAATATTTCTACCAGCGTCGTCGGACTATATCTGCCTGCTTATGGGGTGTATGCGGCGACCAAGGCGGCAGTGGAGGCTCTGACGCATATTCTGGCGAAGGAGCTTGGACCCCGGTCGATTACGGTCAATTCCGTGGCACCGGGGCCAGTCGCGACCGAGCTGTTTCTCGAGGGCAAGGACCCGGCAATGATTGAGCGGCTCGAGCAGATGATTCCGCTCGGTCGGCTGGGTGAAGTCGATGACATTGCCCGCGCCGTTTCCGTGCTGGTCGGGCCGGACGGCGGCTGGATCAATGGCCAGATAGTGCGCGTCAACGGGGGCGTGATCTGA
- a CDS encoding ATP-dependent 6-phosphofructokinase: MRLAILTGGGDVPGLNPCIQSIATSAWQRGWDVVGLRRGWEGVLEIDPADPWANENSVMMLDKERVRGIDRQGGTILHSSRCDPRVTDKGDQTQKVLDILDALEVDVLITMGGDGTLRFSAYLSSLGRNVISVPKTMDNDVYGTDYCIGFSTAVTRSVQAINSLRTTAASHERIAVIELFGRRSGETALLSGFLSQADRTVIAEVPADMDVLLPLLLGDKEANPESYAICLVSEGARLSGETDFADEINKSNTSRTGLNIGTQLAREIEARSDERTIVQELAYLMRAGEPDAMDRMVGFAFGALAVQLIEQDRMANMVCLTDGNYGVVPIGTLLEDSKGVNVSGLYDANLYRPNLIQVEGMPMFLY, from the coding sequence ATGCGTCTGGCTATACTCACCGGCGGCGGCGATGTCCCGGGCCTCAATCCCTGCATCCAGTCGATCGCGACGTCGGCCTGGCAACGCGGCTGGGATGTGGTCGGTCTGCGTCGCGGCTGGGAAGGGGTGCTGGAAATCGATCCCGCCGATCCCTGGGCCAATGAAAACAGCGTGATGATGCTCGACAAGGAGCGGGTGCGCGGCATCGACCGGCAGGGCGGCACGATATTGCACAGCTCCCGCTGCGACCCGCGGGTGACCGACAAGGGCGACCAGACGCAAAAAGTGCTCGATATTCTCGATGCTCTGGAGGTCGATGTCCTGATCACCATGGGGGGCGACGGGACGCTGCGTTTCTCGGCCTATCTGTCGAGCCTCGGCCGCAACGTCATCTCGGTGCCCAAGACGATGGACAATGATGTTTATGGCACCGACTATTGCATCGGTTTTTCCACCGCCGTCACCCGATCGGTGCAGGCGATCAATTCGCTGCGGACGACGGCGGCGAGCCACGAGCGGATTGCCGTGATCGAATTGTTCGGTCGCCGGTCCGGCGAGACGGCACTGCTATCCGGTTTCCTCTCGCAGGCCGACCGGACCGTCATTGCCGAAGTGCCTGCGGATATGGACGTGCTCCTGCCCCTGCTGCTCGGCGACAAGGAGGCCAATCCTGAATCCTACGCGATATGTCTGGTCTCGGAAGGCGCCAGACTTTCCGGCGAAACGGATTTTGCCGACGAGATCAACAAGTCGAATACCAGTCGCACGGGCCTTAATATCGGCACCCAGCTGGCGCGGGAAATCGAGGCGCGCAGCGACGAGCGGACGATCGTACAGGAACTGGCCTATCTGATGCGGGCCGGCGAGCCGGACGCGATGGACCGGATGGTCGGCTTTGCCTTTGGCGCGCTGGCGGTCCAGCTGATCGAGCAGGACCGGATGGCCAATATGGTGTGCCTGACCGACGGCAATTACGGCGTCGTGCCGATCGGCACGCTGCTGGAAGATAGCAAGGGCGTCAATGTGTCGGGCCTCTATGACGCAAATCTGTATCGCCCCAATCTGATCCAGGTCGAGGGCATGCCGATGTTCCTTTATTAA
- the radC gene encoding DNA repair protein RadC codes for MTKAQETRSGPPKAGSGHRARLRHRILTGQGDSLHDHELVEYLLALAIPRRDTKPLAKRLIDEFGGLSRLLVSDADALRNLPGMGETSVAALKIVQLAALRLLAEPVRTQPILSSWQALLDYLRADMAHLAHERVRVLHLDSKNRLIRDELVSEGSIDQAAIYTREVIKRALDLGSAAIILVHNHPSGDSTPSRQDIAITRDICAAGATLGIAVHDHIIIGRDGHTSFRSKGLI; via the coding sequence ATGACCAAGGCACAGGAAACCCGGTCAGGACCGCCAAAGGCGGGCAGCGGGCATCGCGCCCGGCTGCGCCACCGTATTTTGACCGGTCAGGGCGATAGTCTGCACGATCACGAGCTGGTCGAATATCTGCTTGCGCTGGCCATCCCGCGCCGCGACACGAAGCCTCTGGCCAAGCGATTGATCGACGAGTTCGGCGGCTTGTCGCGCCTGCTGGTGTCCGACGCCGACGCATTGCGGAATCTGCCCGGCATGGGAGAAACCAGCGTGGCTGCGCTGAAGATCGTGCAATTGGCGGCGCTGCGCCTGCTCGCCGAGCCGGTGCGGACCCAGCCGATCCTTTCCAGCTGGCAGGCCTTGCTCGACTATCTGCGCGCCGACATGGCGCATCTGGCGCACGAACGGGTGCGGGTCCTGCATCTCGACAGCAAGAACCGGCTGATCCGCGACGAGCTGGTCAGCGAAGGGTCGATTGACCAGGCCGCCATCTATACCCGCGAAGTCATCAAGCGTGCGCTGGACCTTGGATCAGCCGCGATCATCCTGGTCCACAATCATCCCAGCGGTGACAGCACCCCCAGCCGGCAGGATATTGCGATCACAAGGGACATTTGCGCCGCCGGGGCGACATTGGGCATTGCCGTTCATGACCATATCATCATCGGCCGAGACGGCCACACATCCTTCCGTTCGAAAGGACTGATTTGA